Proteins from a genomic interval of Balaenoptera acutorostrata unplaced genomic scaffold, mBalAcu1.1 scaffold_711, whole genome shotgun sequence:
- the LOC103004928 gene encoding ras-related protein Rab-7b-like isoform X2, which yields MNPRKKVDLKLIIIGALGVGKTSLLHRFVHKTFYEDYQTTLGASILSKIIILDDTTLKLQIWDTGGQERFRSMVSTVYKGSDGCVLAFDVTDVETFEALETWRGDVLAKTIPMEQSYPMVVLGNKIDLADRQVPQEVAQDWCKEKDIPYFEVSAKNDINVVQAFEMLASRALSRYRSVLENYLTDSIKLSPEGQSKSSCC from the exons ATGAATCCTCGGAAGAAGGTGGACCTCAAGCTCATCATCATCGGAGCCCTGGG tgTTGGAAAGACTTCCCTCCTCCACCGATTCGTGCACAAGACATTTTACGAGGACTATCAGACCACACTGGGAGCCAGCATCCTCTCCAAGATTATCATACTGGATGACACAACTTTGAAGCTACAG ATCTGGGACACAGGAGGACAGGAGCGATTCCGCTCCATGGTGTCTACAGTCTACAAAGGCTCTGATGGCTGCGTCCTGGCTTTTGATGTCACTGACGTGGAGACCTTTGAAGCCCTGGAAACCTGGAGGGGTGATGTTCTAGCCAAAACCATTCCAATGGAGCAGTCCTACCCCATGGTGGTGCTGGGGAACAAGATCGATCTGGCAGACCGGCAG GTGCCACAGGAGGTAGCCCAAGACTGGTGTAAAGAGAAGGATATTCCCTATTTTGAAGTCAGTGCCAAGAATGACATCAATGTGGTACAAGCCTTCGAGATGCTGGCCAGTCGGGCTCTGTCAAGG TATCGAAGCGTCTTAGAGAATTACCTCACAGACTCCATCAAGCTCTCACCAGAAGGCCAGTCCAAGAGCAGCTGCTGCTGA
- the LOC103004928 gene encoding ras-related protein Rab-7b-like isoform X4 gives MNPRKKVDLKLIIIGALGVGKTSLLHRFVHKTFYEDYQTTLGASILSKIIILDDTTLKLQIWDTGGQERFRSMVSTVYKGSDGCVLAFDVTDVETFEALETWRGDVLAKTIPMEQSYPMVVLGNKIDLADRQASDLADPKALQPMVSPSNFLQVIWIPWVWAKAGATGGSPRLV, from the exons ATGAATCCTCGGAAGAAGGTGGACCTCAAGCTCATCATCATCGGAGCCCTGGG tgTTGGAAAGACTTCCCTCCTCCACCGATTCGTGCACAAGACATTTTACGAGGACTATCAGACCACACTGGGAGCCAGCATCCTCTCCAAGATTATCATACTGGATGACACAACTTTGAAGCTACAG ATCTGGGACACAGGAGGACAGGAGCGATTCCGCTCCATGGTGTCTACAGTCTACAAAGGCTCTGATGGCTGCGTCCTGGCTTTTGATGTCACTGACGTGGAGACCTTTGAAGCCCTGGAAACCTGGAGGGGTGATGTTCTAGCCAAAACCATTCCAATGGAGCAGTCCTACCCCATGGTGGTGCTGGGGAACAAGATCGATCTGGCAGACCGGCAG GCCTCGGACCTGGCGGATCCTAAGGCACTGCAACCTATGGTTTCACCCAGCAATTTCCTTCAAGTGATATGGATACCATGGGTTTGGGCAAAAGCAG GTGCCACAGGAGGTAGCCCAAGACTGGTGTAA
- the LOC103004928 gene encoding ras-related protein Rab-7b-like isoform X3, producing MNPRKKVDLKLIIIGALGVGKTSLLHRFVHKTFYEDYQTTLGASILSKIIILDDTTLKLQIWDTGGQERFRSMVSTVYKGSDGCVLAFDVTDVETFEALETWRGDVLAKTIPMEQSYPMVVLGNKIDLADRQVPQEVAQDWCKEKDIPYFEVSAKNDINVVQAFEMLASRALSREGHVLIHTSPEYLERKT from the exons ATGAATCCTCGGAAGAAGGTGGACCTCAAGCTCATCATCATCGGAGCCCTGGG tgTTGGAAAGACTTCCCTCCTCCACCGATTCGTGCACAAGACATTTTACGAGGACTATCAGACCACACTGGGAGCCAGCATCCTCTCCAAGATTATCATACTGGATGACACAACTTTGAAGCTACAG ATCTGGGACACAGGAGGACAGGAGCGATTCCGCTCCATGGTGTCTACAGTCTACAAAGGCTCTGATGGCTGCGTCCTGGCTTTTGATGTCACTGACGTGGAGACCTTTGAAGCCCTGGAAACCTGGAGGGGTGATGTTCTAGCCAAAACCATTCCAATGGAGCAGTCCTACCCCATGGTGGTGCTGGGGAACAAGATCGATCTGGCAGACCGGCAG GTGCCACAGGAGGTAGCCCAAGACTGGTGTAAAGAGAAGGATATTCCCTATTTTGAAGTCAGTGCCAAGAATGACATCAATGTGGTACAAGCCTTCGAGATGCTGGCCAGTCGGGCTCTGTCAAGG gaAGGTCATGTGCTCATTCACACCAGCCCAGAGTATTTGGAGAGGAAGACGTGA
- the LOC103004928 gene encoding ras-related protein Rab-7b-like isoform X1, whose product MNPRKKVDLKLIIIGALGVGKTSLLHRFVHKTFYEDYQTTLGASILSKIIILDDTTLKLQIWDTGGQERFRSMVSTVYKGSDGCVLAFDVTDVETFEALETWRGDVLAKTIPMEQSYPMVVLGNKIDLADRQASDLADPKALQPMVSPSNFLQVIWIPWVWAKAVERFCQPEWLNCPVKNCKKDFPGGAVVKNPPADAGTQVRALVREDPTCHGATKPVRHYY is encoded by the exons ATGAATCCTCGGAAGAAGGTGGACCTCAAGCTCATCATCATCGGAGCCCTGGG tgTTGGAAAGACTTCCCTCCTCCACCGATTCGTGCACAAGACATTTTACGAGGACTATCAGACCACACTGGGAGCCAGCATCCTCTCCAAGATTATCATACTGGATGACACAACTTTGAAGCTACAG ATCTGGGACACAGGAGGACAGGAGCGATTCCGCTCCATGGTGTCTACAGTCTACAAAGGCTCTGATGGCTGCGTCCTGGCTTTTGATGTCACTGACGTGGAGACCTTTGAAGCCCTGGAAACCTGGAGGGGTGATGTTCTAGCCAAAACCATTCCAATGGAGCAGTCCTACCCCATGGTGGTGCTGGGGAACAAGATCGATCTGGCAGACCGGCAG GCCTCGGACCTGGCGGATCCTAAGGCACTGCAACCTATGGTTTCACCCAGCAATTTCCTTCAAGTGATATGGATACCATGGGTTTGGGCAAAAGCAG tggaaaGATTTTGTCAGCCAGAGTGGTTGAACTGTCCTGTAAAGAATTgtaagaaggacttccctggtggcgcagtggttaagaatccgcctgccgatgcagggacacaggttcgagccctggtccgggaagatcccacatgccacggagcaactaagcccgtgcgccactactactga